The DNA sequence CGACCTCGCCCGCCGGGTGGAGCGGGAACCGGTTCCACTCCTCGGTGGCCGCCGAGCCGCCCCGGTAGGCGTGGAACGGCTCGTACTGGCCGCCGGCCCAGCCGGGGAACGGCCCGGGCAGGACGTACTTCGAGAACCCGCCGAACCAGCGCAGGTCCGGCGCCGCCGAGACGTACTCGACCTGCTTGCGCGGCAGCTGGATCGGGTGCGAGACACGGCCGCTGACGTCTTCGAAGGAGAACATCCCGCTGCGCTGGCGCAACCCCAGCGACGAGTACTCGCTGAAGTAGGTCGAGTCCACCGCGGCGACGTCCTTCGCCGTGATGACGTACCGCTGCTGCGGAATCGTGCCGGTGCTCGCCTTCTGCAGCACGTATTCGTACGGCGTGCCCGGCCCCGGCGGGGACACCAGCCTGCTGTACGGGTACGTCTGCAGCGCGCCCGTCTTCACCGGGACGGCCGTCGGCGACACCGCGATCGGCACGCCGGGCCCGGCGTCGAAGTCGACGAGCAGTGCCGGCCCGGTCTTGGCCGCGCGGCGGAACAGGAACCCGGTGTCGTCGAGCAGCGCCGGCCGCGGCGTCACCCAGGTCAGCTTGCTCGACGCGCGGGAAGCGTCGACGCGGACGGTCTTGTCCGCCTTGACCGCGAACTCGGGCTGCGCGCTGAACCGCAGCTCCGTCGGGTTGCCGTCGGCGTCGGCGGTCCAGAACAGGCCGAGCGCGCTGTAGTTCCCGTCCGGGACGCTGAACTTCGCCGTGCCGCCCGAGAAGTAGTTGAGGCTTTCGTCCGGGGCGAGGAGGTTCCCGTCGTCGGTGTTGTAGAGGAACGCGACACCGGTGTCGGCCGGGTGGCCGGCGATGTCGGTGGCGTCGACCGACACCGTCCGCATCACCGAACGCGGCCGGACGGCCGGGCGCGCCCCGGGCAGCGCGAACCGCGCACCGCCGGCGAAGAGCCCCTGCCCGCCGAACTGCCCGCGCGCGTTGTCCTCTTTGAACTGCTTCGCCAGCGCGGGCCCGAACGTCGCCGGGTCGGCGGGCAGCGGCGCGCCGGCCAGCAGCGCGCCGACGTCGAACAGGTTCAGGTCCAGCCCGCGTCCGAGGTAGGGGAGCGCGGTGCCGGGGACCTCGTAGTCGCGGTCGCCGAGCCGCAGGTGCACCAGCGCCCGCGCCATGCCCTTCTCCGCGGCCGGCCGGACGTCGAACAGGGACCGGCCGTCGGCGGTGGTCCGGACGCTGACGCGCTCGCCGGTGATCAGGGTGGCGGACGTTGAGGGCGCCGCGGCGCCGGCCGGTGGGGGAGCGAGTCCCACTAGCCCGGCGAGCGCGACCCCCAGGACGGACAAAGTTCTTCGCACTGGCACCTCCGTGTGGTGGTTGATCACCACTACCGACGAGCCGGTGGTCCGGGGCGTTGAGACCGGTTCTCGATCTTGGCGCGAATTACCTCGATCGGCTCAACGACGCACAGTCAGGACCGGAGCGCCGGCACCGGCCGGGCGACGCCGAAACCGCCGTACGGCCCCGCTTTCGCGCGCTTGCGGACCTCGTCGAAGTGCCGGTGCACCGCTTCGGCGGCGGCGTCGGCGTCGCGCAGCACGAGCGCGTCGACGATCGCCTGGTGCCGCTTCGCGGTGGCGGACGGGGACCCGGCCGGCCCGCCGAGCTCGCTTTCGGCGATCCGGTAGACGTCCCAGAACAACCCGGTGAGCTCGCGGGCGAGGTCGAACCCGGCCTCGGCGCAGATGAGGTCGTGGAACTCGCGGTCGGCCTCCGCGGCGTCCGGGCCCTTGCGCTTCATCCGCGCGACGCAGGCCTGCAGTTCCTCGACCAGTCCGGGCCGGTGGTCGGTGGCGACGCGGCGGGTCAGCTCGGTTTCGAGCATCTCCCGCACCTCCAGGAGATCGCGCAGCCGCCCGACGTCGGTGGCGCCCCGCGCGCGGGTGCGGAACAGCAGCCACGTCTGCAGCGACTCCGACCCGGCGGACCCGACGAACGTGCCGTAGCCGTGGCGGATTTCGACGATGCCGAGCGCCTGCAGCGCCTTGATCGCCTCGCGGATCGAGTTGCGGCTGACGCCGATGTCCTCCATCAGGCTCAGCTCGGTCGGCATGGGCGCGCCCGGCGGGAGTTCCCGCTCGACGATCAGGTCGATGATGCGCTTGGTGATCTCTTCGCTGCGCTGCGGACGGGCCACTGCTGTCCTCCCCGGATGCGTCGTGAGAGGACATCCTACGTCATACGTCCAGAAGGGTTGACCGGCACGCGAAGCCATCCTAGGCTCACGCCAGTCATAGGACGTCCCACGTCCTACCGTTCGAGGCCCGCAGGAGACAGCGATGTCCCAGAGCCCGTCGCTCAGCCGCCGCCAGTTGCTGCGCTACAGCACCTTCGCCGGGGCGGCCTTGGCGTTCCCCACCGTGCTCGCCGCGTGCGGCGGCCCGGCGTCCACCAACAAGACCGGCAGCTCGGCGGGCTCGCTGACCGCCGTCATCGGCTACGGCAACAACCAGACGTGGGACCCGCTGCAGACCGCGTCCGCGTTCTCGATGGCCGCGATCCTGCACTGCTACGAGTCCCTCGTGGAGGGTGACCCGGTCACCCGGACGCCGTTCCCCGGCCTGGCGAAGGCGCTTCCGGACGCCACCGGCACCAGCCTGGAGTTCGAGCTGAGAGACGGCGCCCAGTGGCACGACGGGCAGCCGGTCACCGCCGACGACGTCGTGTTCACCTACGCGCGGGCGCTCGACGAGAAGGAGAACGTGCTGATCCACAGCTTCTTCTCCACGTGGCTGAAGGAAGTCCGCAAGACCGGCGACCGCTCGGTGGCGTTCGCGCTGAAGTTCCCGTTCCCGTACGCGCTCCAGCGGATCCAGTGCTGCAAGATCGTGCCGAAGCACGTCTTCGAGGGCAAGTGGGACGACGCCAAGGGCGGCAAGGTCGTCGGCTCCGGCCCGTACCGGGTCGTCGAGCAGGCTCCGCTGAGCCACACCAGCTTCGAGAAGTTCGCCGCCTACAACGGACCCCGCCCGGCCGCGTACGACAAGATGCTGTGGAAGTCCATCGTGGACGCCGCCCCGCGCGTCGCCGCGATTTCGGGCGCGAAGCCCGACGCGCAGATCGCCGAGAACATCCCGGCCGCCAACGCCGAGCAGCTCCGCAAGGCCGGCCGCACGGTCGAGTTCGCCGACGGCGGCAACAACCTCTTCCTGCTCTTCAACACCGCGCACGCGCCGTTCGACCAGAACCTCGTCCGCCAGGCGCTGCACTACGCCATCGACAAGAAGAAGATGGTCGAGATCGGGCTGAAGGGCGCCGGGACACCGGCGACGTCGTTCATCAACCCGAAGCTCCCGTCTTCGCAACCGGCGTCGCAGGACTTCGCCTACAACCCCGAGAAGGCGAAGCAGCTCTTGCAGCAGGCTGGTGTCAGCGACCTCGCGGTCACGTTGTCCACGACGAACACCTCGCTGGTCGCCGACTGCGTCAAGGTGATCAAGGAGGGCTGGGACGCGATCGGCGTCCGGACCACTTTGGACTCCCAGGACACCAAGGCGCTGTTCTCCAAGCTCGACGCCGGCACCGACTTCCAGGTCGTCGCGACGACCAACAACCCGATGCAGTTCGGCAACGACCCCGACCTGCTGATCCGCTACTACTACGACGCCAAGTCGATCCTCACGGCCAAGTACGCCCGCTTCACCGGCCCCGACGCGCAATCCCTGCAGGCGCTGCAGGACCAGGCCGCGGCGGAGACCGACGAAGGCAAGCGGACCGCGCTCACCAAGCAGCTGCTCGACCGGATTTCCGAGCAGGCCGTGCTCTACCCCGTGGTGTTCACCCAGCTCGGCACGGCGTGGGACCCGAAGGCGATCTCCGGCGTGCGCGCCCAGGGCTACCCGGGCATCTACCTCAACCAGGCCAAGCCGGTCTAGGAGGGGACATCCGTGGCCGTCGTCGTGCGGATGCTGCTGAGCCGCATCCTCGCCCTCATCCCGCTGCTGCTCGGCGTGATCCTGTTCGTGTTCGTCGTGATGCGGTTCGCGCCGGTCGACCCGGCGCTGGCCGCGTTCGACGGCGCGAACGCCACCGCCGAGCAGCTCCAGCAGTTCCGGCTCGAGAACGGGCTGCTGGACCCGCTGCCGCTGCAGTACGTCCACTTCGTCTGGCACCTGGCCCAGGGCGACTTCGGCACCAGCGTGATCACCAAGCAACCGGTCGGCGACACGATCGCCACCGCGCTGCCGCTGACCGTCCAGCTGACCCTGCTCGGCCTGGTCATCGCGCTGGTGACGGCGCTGGTGCTCGGCGTGACGTCGGCGCTGTTCCGCGATCGCTGGCCGGACAAGGTGATCCGCGTGGTCACCCTGGCCGGGGTCGCCGCACCGGCGTTCTGGGTGGCGCTGCTGCTCGTGCAGTGGCTCGCCGTCGGCCAAGGCCTGTTCCCGACCAGCGGCTACGTCAGCCCGGCCGACTCCTTCGGCGGCTGGCTGAACTCGCTGGCGCTGCCCGCGATCTCCCTCGCGCTGCCGGTGGCCGCCCAGCTGACCCGCGTGATCCGGACGTCGATGGTCGAGGAACTGGACAAGGACTACGTCCGGACCGCGCGCGGCGGCGGCCTGCCGCCGGTGGTCGTGATCGGGCGCAACGTGCTGCGCAACGCGCTCGTCACCCCGCTGACCGTGCTCGGCCTGCGGGTCGGCTACCTGCTGGGCGGCGCCGTCGTCATCGAGACGATGTTCGCGCTGCCGGGGATGGGGCAGAACATGATCCAGGCCGTCACCGACGGCGACACCGCCAAGGTGCAGGGCTTCGTCATCACCATCGCGATCGGGTTCGTCCTGGTCAACCTGATCGTCGACGTCTTGTACCTGATCGCGAACCCGCGCCTGCGGAGCCACGCGTGAAGCGCCTGCGCGCGGCCTGGCCCGCGCTCGCGATCCTCGGCGCCCTGCTCCTGGTCGCCGTGCTCGGCACGCTCGTCGCGACGCACAACCCGGACGCGCTGAGCACCGACACCGGCGGCCCGAGCGGCGCGCACTGGTTCGGCACGGACACCTCGGGCCGGGACATCTTCTCCCGGCTCGTCGCCGGCACGCGCTGGTCGCTCGCCATCGGCCTGGGGGCGGTGGCGCTCGCGCTCGTGTCGGGGGCGGTGATCGGGGCGTTCGCGGCTACGTCGCACCGCCGGGTCGACGCGGTGATCATGCGCGTCCTGGACGTCGTCATGGCGTTCCCGGGCATCGCGCTGGCCGCGGTGCTGGTCGCGGTGTTCGGCCACGGCATCCTCGTGCTGATCCTCGCCATCGGCTTCCTCAACACGCCCCCGGTGGCCCGGGTGATCCGGGCGAACGTGCTGGCCCAGTACGGCGAGGACTACGTCGCGGCCGAACGCGTCATCGGGGCCAAGCGGTTCTTCGTGCTGACCCGCCACGTCGCGGTCAACTGCGCCGCGCCGGTGCTCGTCTACTGCACGGTCACGGTGGCCGACGCGATCGTCTTCGAGGCCTCGCTGTCGTTCATCGGCGCCGGCGTCCAGCCACCGGACCCGTCGTGGGGCTCGGTCCTCGCCGACGGCAAGGACCTGGTCCTCACCGGCGGCTGGTGGGCGACGCTGTTCCCCGGCCTGCTGATCCTGATCACGGTGCTGGCGCTCACCATCCTGTCCGAACGGATCTCCGACGCCTGGGCCGCGCCCTCGGCCCGGGCGGTCAAGGCGGCGGAAGTGGCGAAGGCCGTCGAAGCCCGCGACGACGCCGACACCGCGCCCGTGCTCCCGATCGCCGGCCTGCGGGAAGCGGGGGAGCGGCTGGCCCGCACCGCCCGCGCGCTGGACCACCGCGAAACCGTCCTGGAGGTCGACCGGCTCCGGATCGCGTTCCCGGGCCGCCACGAAGGCGTCGACGTCGTGGCCGGCGTTTCGTTCAGCGTCCGCGCGGGCGAAGTCCTCGGCCTGATCGGCGAATCCGGCTGCGGCAAGACGCTCACGGCGTTGTCGATCCTCGGCCTCCAGCCACCGGCGGCGAAGGTGTCGGGGCAGATCCGGTTCGCCCAGCGCGACTTGCTGAACCTGCGGGCGGGCGAACGACGGCGGCACCTCGGCCACGACATCGCGATGGTCTACCAGGACGCGCTCAGCTCGCTCAACCCCGCGATGACGATCCGCGCCCAGCTCAAGCAGTTCACCCGCCGCGGCGGCACCCGCACCCCGGCCGAGCTCCTCGGACTGGTCAACCTGGACCCGGAACGCACGCTGCGGGCCTACCCGCACGAACTGTCCGGCGGGCAGCGCCAGCGGGTGCTGATCGCGATGGCGCTGTCACGCGACCCGAAGCTGATCGTCGCCGACGAGCCGACCACCGCGCTCGACGTCACCGT is a window from the Amycolatopsis sp. cg9 genome containing:
- a CDS encoding FadR/GntR family transcriptional regulator, which produces MARPQRSEEITKRIIDLIVERELPPGAPMPTELSLMEDIGVSRNSIREAIKALQALGIVEIRHGYGTFVGSAGSESLQTWLLFRTRARGATDVGRLRDLLEVREMLETELTRRVATDHRPGLVEELQACVARMKRKGPDAAEADREFHDLICAEAGFDLARELTGLFWDVYRIAESELGGPAGSPSATAKRHQAIVDALVLRDADAAAEAVHRHFDEVRKRAKAGPYGGFGVARPVPALRS
- a CDS encoding ABC transporter substrate-binding protein produces the protein MSQSPSLSRRQLLRYSTFAGAALAFPTVLAACGGPASTNKTGSSAGSLTAVIGYGNNQTWDPLQTASAFSMAAILHCYESLVEGDPVTRTPFPGLAKALPDATGTSLEFELRDGAQWHDGQPVTADDVVFTYARALDEKENVLIHSFFSTWLKEVRKTGDRSVAFALKFPFPYALQRIQCCKIVPKHVFEGKWDDAKGGKVVGSGPYRVVEQAPLSHTSFEKFAAYNGPRPAAYDKMLWKSIVDAAPRVAAISGAKPDAQIAENIPAANAEQLRKAGRTVEFADGGNNLFLLFNTAHAPFDQNLVRQALHYAIDKKKMVEIGLKGAGTPATSFINPKLPSSQPASQDFAYNPEKAKQLLQQAGVSDLAVTLSTTNTSLVADCVKVIKEGWDAIGVRTTLDSQDTKALFSKLDAGTDFQVVATTNNPMQFGNDPDLLIRYYYDAKSILTAKYARFTGPDAQSLQALQDQAAAETDEGKRTALTKQLLDRISEQAVLYPVVFTQLGTAWDPKAISGVRAQGYPGIYLNQAKPV
- a CDS encoding ABC transporter permease translates to MAVVVRMLLSRILALIPLLLGVILFVFVVMRFAPVDPALAAFDGANATAEQLQQFRLENGLLDPLPLQYVHFVWHLAQGDFGTSVITKQPVGDTIATALPLTVQLTLLGLVIALVTALVLGVTSALFRDRWPDKVIRVVTLAGVAAPAFWVALLLVQWLAVGQGLFPTSGYVSPADSFGGWLNSLALPAISLALPVAAQLTRVIRTSMVEELDKDYVRTARGGGLPPVVVIGRNVLRNALVTPLTVLGLRVGYLLGGAVVIETMFALPGMGQNMIQAVTDGDTAKVQGFVITIAIGFVLVNLIVDVLYLIANPRLRSHA
- a CDS encoding dipeptide/oligopeptide/nickel ABC transporter permease/ATP-binding protein — its product is MKRLRAAWPALAILGALLLVAVLGTLVATHNPDALSTDTGGPSGAHWFGTDTSGRDIFSRLVAGTRWSLAIGLGAVALALVSGAVIGAFAATSHRRVDAVIMRVLDVVMAFPGIALAAVLVAVFGHGILVLILAIGFLNTPPVARVIRANVLAQYGEDYVAAERVIGAKRFFVLTRHVAVNCAAPVLVYCTVTVADAIVFEASLSFIGAGVQPPDPSWGSVLADGKDLVLTGGWWATLFPGLLILITVLALTILSERISDAWAAPSARAVKAAEVAKAVEARDDADTAPVLPIAGLREAGERLARTARALDHRETVLEVDRLRIAFPGRHEGVDVVAGVSFSVRAGEVLGLIGESGCGKTLTALSILGLQPPAAKVSGQIRFAQRDLLNLRAGERRRHLGHDIAMVYQDALSSLNPAMTIRAQLKQFTRRGGTRTPAELLGLVNLDPERTLRAYPHELSGGQRQRVLIAMALSRDPKLIVADEPTTALDVTVQAQIMALLLRLQEELGFALVLVSHDLALVSEIADRVVVMYGGQVAELGATAEVVGSPRHHYTRGLLSAVLSVEENEARLTQIKGVVPAPAEFPAGCRFADRCPAARAKCREEPPVRFGEPVDHLVACHFPAVGIAREKEATA